The Metabacillus schmidteae genome has a segment encoding these proteins:
- the addB gene encoding helicase-exonuclease AddAB subunit AddB, giving the protein MTIQFILGRSGSGKTETILNEIRHSLFEEPIGRPIIYLVPDQMTFGAEYELIRTPNLGGMIRAQTFSFSRLAWRVLQETGGMTRQHLSSTGIQMLLRKLVEQYKQEFKVFSKASDKNGFIEQLETMLTEFKRYCLSPEELEQYLAGAQTELDQKSLTDKLHDMAILYKQMEIQLSQQYVDSEDYLKLLAEKVQDSSYLQSADVYIDGFHSFTPQEFEVIGSLIKHAKNVKIALTADKPYENFLPHELHLFQMTGKTYHKILQLATEAGKEVDKPILLKEQHRFYKSPSLQHLEAFFDMRPTQVFDENTDLTIYQAANRRSEIEGIARNIQSLIRQGEYRYRDIALLVRNSNEYRDVIEQVFRDYEVPFFIDQKRSMLNHPLVELIRSTLEVINGHWRYEAVFRGVKTELLFPLTEKVQSLREDIDLLENYVLSYGIQGSKWTKDERWRYRRFYSLDDEFVVTDEEKQMEDKLNQLRELIVQPVQSLHKRLKRSKTGRSLAEALYLYLEELQIPQKLEALRQKAEEKGQLLEAREHDQVWQAVVNLLDEFVEMMAEEPVSLKLFSEMLETGLESMKFSLVPPAIDQVLIADLEKSRFFHVKCSFIVGANDGVIPARPKEEGILTEDDREFLHYQGVELAPTARQQLLDENFVIYMGLSSPSEKLFISYPMADEEGKALLPSVIIKRIQEMFPQIKQQRLINEPEQLKPEDQLSFIVNQNVTLSYVTSQLQFWKRGYPIHPLWWDAYNYFVTSENKLMTKKVLSSLLYENKSKQLEPNISRELYGEHIQGSVSRMEKFNSCPFAHFASHGLKLRERQFFKLEAPDIGQMFHSALKLISDRLQQLQLDWRELTKDQCERLSNDAVERLAPRLQKEILLSSNRYHYIKRKLQKILARASSILSEHAKASGFAPVGLELGFGKGGELPPIRFTLPNGCTMEVAGRIDRVDKATGSNGVLLRIVDYKSSEKNVQLSEVYYGLALQMLTYLDVIISNSNLWLGVKATPAGVLYFHVHDPMIQASSLLPEDKLDDEIFKKFKMKGLLLGDEETVKLMDNTLTEGGTSNIIAAGLKKDGGFRSTSSIASVEEFELLRNHVRSTFKKIGTNITDGVTDISPYKLKDKMPCTYCEYKSVCQFDESLEENNFRILKSEKNDEVLKKLREEAGHHE; this is encoded by the coding sequence TTGACGATTCAATTTATTCTAGGTCGCTCTGGCAGCGGAAAAACAGAAACAATATTAAATGAAATTAGACATAGCTTATTTGAAGAACCAATTGGACGGCCGATCATTTACCTTGTTCCAGACCAGATGACATTTGGAGCTGAGTACGAATTAATTCGCACCCCCAACTTAGGTGGAATGATTAGAGCACAAACCTTTAGTTTCAGCCGTTTGGCTTGGAGGGTGCTGCAGGAAACAGGCGGGATGACGCGCCAGCATCTATCAAGTACCGGCATTCAAATGTTATTAAGAAAATTAGTAGAACAATATAAACAGGAATTTAAGGTGTTTTCAAAAGCAAGTGATAAAAATGGTTTTATTGAACAACTAGAGACCATGCTTACAGAATTTAAACGATACTGTTTATCACCGGAAGAGCTGGAACAATATCTAGCAGGCGCTCAAACAGAGCTTGATCAAAAATCATTAACAGATAAGCTTCATGACATGGCTATTCTCTATAAGCAAATGGAAATTCAATTAAGTCAGCAGTATGTTGATTCTGAAGATTATTTAAAACTGCTTGCAGAAAAAGTACAAGACTCAAGTTATCTACAATCAGCAGATGTGTATATTGATGGCTTTCATAGCTTTACACCACAAGAATTTGAAGTGATAGGCTCTTTAATCAAGCATGCCAAAAATGTAAAAATTGCACTTACGGCGGACAAGCCGTACGAAAATTTCCTTCCGCATGAATTGCATTTATTTCAAATGACAGGAAAAACCTATCATAAAATTCTTCAGCTGGCGACAGAAGCCGGCAAAGAAGTAGACAAACCTATCCTTCTTAAGGAGCAGCATCGTTTTTATAAAAGCCCTTCTCTGCAGCATCTAGAAGCATTTTTTGATATGAGACCAACACAAGTATTTGATGAAAACACAGATCTTACTATTTACCAAGCTGCAAACCGCCGTTCTGAAATTGAAGGGATTGCAAGAAATATTCAATCACTCATCAGACAAGGAGAGTACCGATACCGGGATATCGCTTTGCTTGTTCGAAATTCTAATGAATATCGGGACGTAATTGAACAGGTTTTTCGTGATTATGAGGTTCCGTTTTTCATTGATCAAAAACGATCGATGTTAAATCATCCATTAGTAGAACTTATTCGTTCAACTTTAGAGGTAATCAACGGTCATTGGCGATATGAGGCCGTGTTCCGTGGAGTGAAAACAGAATTGCTGTTTCCGTTAACAGAGAAAGTCCAATCTCTTCGTGAGGATATAGACCTGCTGGAAAACTATGTTTTATCTTATGGCATTCAAGGCTCAAAATGGACAAAGGATGAGCGTTGGCGTTACCGTCGTTTTTATTCACTTGACGATGAATTCGTCGTTACAGATGAAGAAAAACAAATGGAAGACAAATTAAATCAGCTGCGGGAGCTGATTGTCCAACCGGTTCAATCCTTGCATAAAAGATTAAAACGAAGTAAAACAGGACGTTCTCTTGCAGAGGCTCTGTATTTATATTTAGAAGAATTACAGATTCCCCAGAAGCTGGAAGCACTCCGTCAAAAAGCAGAGGAAAAAGGACAGTTATTAGAAGCACGGGAGCATGACCAAGTATGGCAGGCAGTTGTGAATCTATTAGATGAGTTTGTAGAAATGATGGCAGAAGAGCCTGTTTCATTAAAGCTTTTTTCTGAAATGCTTGAAACTGGTTTAGAATCGATGAAGTTCTCACTTGTTCCACCGGCCATTGATCAAGTATTAATTGCCGACTTAGAAAAATCAAGGTTCTTTCATGTGAAATGCTCCTTCATTGTTGGGGCAAATGATGGGGTTATTCCGGCCAGACCGAAGGAAGAAGGTATTTTAACAGAGGATGACAGAGAGTTCCTCCACTATCAAGGTGTTGAATTAGCCCCTACAGCGAGACAGCAGCTCTTAGATGAAAACTTTGTTATTTATATGGGGTTATCAAGTCCATCTGAAAAGCTTTTTATATCGTATCCAATGGCAGATGAAGAGGGAAAGGCACTGCTTCCATCTGTAATCATTAAAAGAATACAGGAAATGTTTCCTCAGATTAAACAACAAAGGCTGATCAATGAGCCTGAGCAGCTTAAACCTGAGGATCAGTTATCTTTTATTGTTAATCAAAATGTAACACTTTCTTATGTGACCTCACAGTTACAATTCTGGAAAAGAGGATACCCGATTCATCCGCTATGGTGGGATGCCTATAACTATTTCGTGACATCAGAAAATAAGCTAATGACCAAGAAGGTGTTAAGTAGTTTATTATACGAAAACAAATCAAAGCAGCTTGAGCCAAACATAAGTAGAGAGCTGTACGGTGAGCATATTCAAGGTAGTGTGTCGCGAATGGAGAAATTTAATAGCTGCCCATTCGCCCATTTTGCATCACATGGCTTAAAGCTGAGAGAAAGGCAATTTTTCAAGCTTGAGGCACCTGATATTGGACAAATGTTCCACTCTGCTCTTAAGCTCATTTCAGATCGTTTGCAGCAATTGCAGCTTGATTGGAGGGAGCTTACGAAAGATCAGTGTGAGCGACTTTCGAATGATGCTGTTGAACGATTAGCGCCACGATTGCAAAAGGAAATTTTATTAAGCTCGAATCGCTATCACTATATAAAAAGAAAGCTTCAAAAAATTCTTGCCCGCGCTTCATCTATCTTAAGTGAGCATGCCAAAGCAAGCGGATTTGCCCCAGTAGGATTGGAGCTGGGCTTTGGAAAAGGCGGGGAACTGCCGCCAATTCGTTTTACGCTGCCGAACGGCTGCACGATGGAGGTAGCAGGGAGAATTGATCGTGTGGATAAAGCGACAGGTTCAAATGGTGTGTTATTACGAATTGTTGACTATAAATCCAGTGAAAAAAATGTCCAGCTTTCTGAAGTGTATTATGGATTAGCATTGCAAATGCTCACATATTTGGATGTTATTATTTCAAACTCCAATTTATGGCTAGGTGTAAAGGCGACTCCTGCAGGTGTATTGTATTTCCATGTGCATGATCCGATGATTCAAGCATCATCTCTATTACCTGAAGATAAGCTTGACGATGAAATTTTTAAGAAGTTTAAAATGAAGGGCCTCTTACTAGGTGATGAAGAAACAGTTAAATTAATGGATAACACATTAACTGAAGGAGGCACATCTAATATTATCGCTGCAGGCTTGAAAAAAGATGGTGGATTCCGTTCAACATCCTCGATTGCCAGCGTTGAGGAATTTGAGCTGTTACGCAACCATGTTCGTTCTACATTTAAAAAAATTGGGACAAATATTACCGATGGTGTAACCGATATTAGCCCATACAAGCTCAAGGACAAAATGCCATGTACGTATTGTGAATATAAATCGGTTTGTCAATTTGATGAATCGTTAGAGGAAAATAATTTCCGCATCTTAAAAAGTGAGAAAAATGATGAGGTGCTAAAAAAACTAAGAGAGGAGGCAGGGCATCATGAATGA